CCGGGTGACGAGTCAGCGCTGGTGGTGTCGGTGACCGGCGATGGTGAAGTGTACCTGGCCGACGAGGCAGTCGAACTGGATGCACTGGGCGCCGAGATCCTCGCGATGGTTAAAGATGTGCCGGGTCGCCCGGTGTATCTCAGGGCTGACCACAGGGCCCGCTACGGGGCGGTCGTGGCCGTCATGGCCGAGCTGCGGCGGGTGGGAATAAAAAACCTCGGGATGATAACCGACCCCGAGGCTGCCTGACCAGTGCAGGTCGATTTTCCAGGCAGCCCGGTCTCGTT
This genomic window from Candidatus Binatota bacterium contains:
- a CDS encoding biopolymer transporter ExbD, with product MSGEIGSGSTISGINVTPLVDVMLVLLVIFMVTAPIIQQGVPVDLPEVTAEPLPGDESALVVSVTGDGEVYLADEAVELDALGAEILAMVKDVPGRPVYLRADHRARYGAVVAVMAELRRVGIKNLGMITDPEAA